In Bacillota bacterium, the sequence GCGCACTGGATGGCAATTTATTCTATGGGTTCATGGCGCAGCTCTCGGTTCTTCTGGTATAACCATCGGGACTACTCTGCATACACCTATTCGGCAAGGGCTGCTGCTACCTGGCATGTTGCCGGAATCAGAAAATATTTGGCTACATTAATATACACGTGAATCTGTTCCCAAATCCGCGATTATTCCTTGCCAGATTCCTTAAAGTTCTTCGACTGTATAGTCGAGAATCTGGACGGCCTGGGTCTCGATATGATTGACGACATTTTCCATGAGCTGGCGGCCGCTGTCGCTGTCGGGGCCGACCCAGCTAAAGGCGAGTTTGGCCCGGTTGTGGTTGTCGTGGTCGGCGGCTTCGTGGACGGAGAGGTTGTTGTGGCGGTGTAGCTTGTGGAGCAGGGGGCGGATGATGCTTCGTTTTTCTTTGAGGGAACGGACGCCGGGCAGACGCAGGTGGACGGTGAGGAGCAGGATGTGCATGGGGGGCCTCCTTTCAGGCGTTGTGTGGAGTAGTGAGGACCACAACAGCGTGGGGTACGCGTTTGTGTGGAGCAGTAAGGAGAGGTTTTTTACTGGGTCACTTTATACTGTTACATTGTCCGCAAAAACCTTATATGCTAAACTAAGGATATCCGTTAGGAGGTGTATATATTGAGTATTCAGGACAAGACTCGCGAGCTGGCTACTTTGATTCGTGAGTCTGAGGAGTATCAGAATCTGCAATCTGCCCAGTCCCGGGTTAAGTTGGACCCCAACGCCCAGGATCTGTTAACCAAATTGCAGGAAGCCCAGGGCAAGTTAATCCAGATGCAGCAGTCCGGGCAGGCCGTTGATGAGCAAACTGTTACGGAAATGCGCAATCTGGAATCCCAGATGCAATTGAATCTGACCCTGAAAAACCTGGTTGAAGCCCAACAGGCGTTTGAAAAGCTGATGGGCCAGGTGAACGAAACCCTGTCGGAAGCCCTGCGTTAAAATTGGCTGCCTCTTTAGAGGCAGCCAGTTTTTTTTTAATTTGCCAGCTGCCGGACTCGCACCTGGCCTTCGAGGCCAAAGACGATGTAATTATCCAACAGGGAGTAAATCCGATAAGCGCCGTTCCGTTCTATAACCCGCAGGCCGGCGCCGGGGGTTATCCGAACCAGCTCGTCGGCGCGGCCGCCAATCAAAAATCCTTCCTGCCAGCGCCAGTTGCCCGGTTCTATACCGCTGAGATCGTGAACCACCGAACTGTCCAGGTCGAAATACCAGAGCTGGTCGTTGCCGCTCGCGGCCAATACGGACTGGCTGGTGGCCGCCAGCAGACGCCAGCGTTCACGGTTTTCGGGCAGTTCCAGCACCGGCTGCAGGCCGGCGTCTTCGTTCCAAATCCAGAGAGTATCCCAGGTGGCGCCAAAGTAATCCCGCTGGCCACCAATAAAGTACAGTATATCCCAGTCCGAGGCCCAAAGCAGCGAACCGGCTATTCCCTCAAGCTCCAGCTGTTCTTGGGCGGCACCGGGGGTAGAATGTCCGATGGTATCGTCCTGACGCCAGGCGTAGCGACTGCGCTCCTGGTTCCAGCGCAGGTCCTGGAACAAAGGCATGACCTGCTTCTCGCCGGTTGTGAGGTTCAAAAGCGCTGCTTCCTCGCCACTGGTCGGATAGACAAAGTAG encodes:
- a CDS encoding YlbF family regulator, coding for MYILSIQDKTRELATLIRESEEYQNLQSAQSRVKLDPNAQDLLTKLQEAQGKLIQMQQSGQAVDEQTVTEMRNLESQMQLNLTLKNLVEAQQAFEKLMGQVNETLSEALR
- a CDS encoding DUF503 domain-containing protein, whose product is MHILLLTVHLRLPGVRSLKEKRSIIRPLLHKLHRHNNLSVHEAADHDNHNRAKLAFSWVGPDSDSGRQLMENVVNHIETQAVQILDYTVEEL